In Setaria italica strain Yugu1 chromosome IX, Setaria_italica_v2.0, whole genome shotgun sequence, the genomic stretch CTAGAACCTACCCTGTATAACACTTTCACCGTGTCTTGAACATGCTAGAAATTCGAAGAGAGCGTCAGGGCACTCTATTTAGGCTTATACTCGTCTCCACAGCAAGAGGCTGCAGGAAGCGACCAATAGAGGCAGCGCTCAAGCCGTGTCTTATCCAACCGCCACCTCGCTCGCTCAACACCCACTCTCGGCATGGTGCTCCACGGCGTCACACCGGCCGTgtctccgcccgccgcccgcccctgcctcATCCACGGCGCCTGCGGAGCCCTCCCGCACCCGGCTGCAGCCCCAGCGCGCGCTCTCGGGCACCTTCCCTCCCGCCTCCTCGTCAGCGTCGGCGACCCGCGCGCGGGCAGAGCCGTCTGGCGCGTGAGGCGGCGGGTGCGGTAcgtggaggaggatgagggggaggacgacgaggcggagTGGGGGCACAACGAAGACGTCGCGAGGATGGAGCGGTACACCGAGGACGCGCGCGACCAGGCGCTGCTGGTGAAGGCCCGGGTGGACGACGAGGTGGAGGTCGTGCTCGTCTTCAGGGTACTCTCCCAACACTAGCAGGCCGTTGTCCTCGTCAGGATGGATGCTTTGGCTCTGCTGCTTATGCGTGATCGCACTCTGTGGGCAGGGCTTCTCGTCGAGCTTGAGCGGGGGAACGGCGACGGATCCGGCGAGGAGCATCCTGCCGGAGAGGGCGATCGTACAGTCGGTGGACGTGGTGAAGGGGCCGTTTGACCCCAACAACATCGAGTACCTGGAGAAGGGGGTGGAATGGGACGACTTCAAGAGCCGCCTGCAATAGAAAGAATTTTTCCTTGCAAATGTTGCATGCTGCTGTGTCAGTTAATCGAGAGAAAAAAACGGTCACCGCCTTTCTTTTTGGAAACAACTTCTGTTCAACGACTTATCAAGACGTGCTTGTGCATTGGTCATCACAAATGATCAAGAGATTGATCGAGGCAGTAAAATCAACAAAAGAATGCATCTATACTCGATGGGACCCTACAGATCAGGTCATCAATAGTCATAGAAAAGGCCAAGACGGCTGATGAGGAATGTCTGACAAGCAGAAGATCACTCGCGTTTGAAAAATCGTGTACAAACCCCCCAATAAAACTCATATAAAAAGAATCGACCATTCTACTGCAGTCGCACGTGTGCGGCGGTTGTACATTCTATGTTCCAGCTGCGGCTGTCACTAGCCGATCATTTCCATGCGACCGAGTCGATCTCGTTCCTTGCAGATTTGTACAGCTCTAGCCTCTTCACCAAGGCATCCCTCTTCTCCATCAAAGCGGGATCCTCATCCAACATCGCGCTGAGCTGTTTCTTCTGCATTATGAAAAGCAAAGCAACTGAGGGATTAATCCATTGTccaatttattttttgaacATGTTGAGAATAAATTTGGAGTAACCAGGAATATATAAAAATCTTCCAAGGATCATTGCTAACATGAAATGATCTAGACTagattaataaaaaaataagggGGAACTAAATGCTACTCTCAGATTCTCTGAACCCTGTGCGCAAGAACAAGAATCACTAAGAAAAAGTTCACAAACTACACGAGAAACCAGGCACGCCACACCAGCGCGCCTTGTACAAAACAATAAAATGAAGAGCAATAACAGTACAGTCCCCTATCTTTCTTTTCAGTCAGTTAACTGTGATTTAACTACAAACACATGCACCTGTCTTCTAATTGCGTGCAAAATAGTATAATTAGTGAAAGTAAAACATACCTCCTTGCTTCCCACGTGAGCGTAGAAACGATTAAGCAAATTTCTTTTTGCCTCTTTCACTTGACAATGTACAATGGCTTTCGGAATTGTGTTCCGCAACGTCTCACAGACCATGTTAATATAAGATGACACATTTGATCCtgacaaaggaaaaaaagtaAAACAACAATTAAGCCATAATTAGCGTACATCATAATGGACTCAATTTACATGGTTATTCACACTGGTGGTGAATTTTACTGACACAGAAAGCATGCAGCTAATGCAGAATATACCACAAGCATGAGCGTTAACAAAGGACAGTGGCACTACAATCATGTGTCTACAGTTGATACAAGGAAGAAGAATGAAAGACACCACAGATTGGTCACTAAGTAGCAACCTATAATATCATATTTCGCCGTGCAAGGGAGATATAAAACTGTAACTACAACCAACTGTTGGGGAAACCTATGGCACCGTGGCTGTCTGGCTAAGGGCCACAGAATTCAAGGAAGGTGTGTTGTGCATTTTTTAAATCAAATGTCCTTTTCTACAAAGAGAGTGAGGAAGGTGTATTTACCGATTCTCCTGAGATGATTGTCCTGATACCTATCACTCACTGGAGTGTTCTTATCAGCTGCTTTCTCTGGTTCAGTAGGAAGTTTACGGAAAAATTCTACTGTTAGGTAGCTGGCTTCCATCTCAACTAGACGGAGAACAGTCTTTCGACCGTCCTCGCGGAACCTTTCCAGGCTTTCATTTGCAGCAGCAGCTATATCTGATTGAAGTGTTGGGAATCGCTTCAACTCCTGTGATGTCCAAGATAAATTGTGATTCATCAGTAAGAAGAAACGGTAAGgcaaaagagaaagaagaaacaaagaaggCACTAACGTCTGTTGCTGCAATAGATCTCCGAACAAGCTCCTTCAAGACCAAATGGACCTGAAAAAATGAGATCATTAACCACATGTAGAAGATCCTGTGAAATACAATTCAAGTGGCCTAGAAAACACAGGTAGTGGACATCTTCATCCAGCAACTTCTTGAAAAATTCATTTCAGTGTCAACAATAGAATGTCCTTGCATCACATTTCAGAATGTCCCTGACAAGATAAGCTTTTCTGCTACACATAACGCATAGGGGGCATGGCTTCTATCATTCATTGGGACACCCCTAGATTAGCGTCAGGGAATAGTGTGCACATCATATGATTTTGGCAGCAAGGCCAATGAACCTTTTAATTTCAGCTCTACCTTGATGATTACAAGAGCCTTATAGTAGTTCCCTGCTTTTCCAGTTTGCCTTTCTAATAACAGTAACATTGTCTAAGTTTTTTCCAGCAGACAGTAGAACATCCAAACCAACATGTTGTAGATTTATTAATGGGTGGATAATATAAAAATCTACGCATGCATATAGGATATGAAATTACTAAATATATTCACTTATACATAAACTATTGAAAACATGAACCAAAAAAAGACTAAAAGGAGCCATGCGCCAACAGAGAAGCCATACCGCATCAACAGAAGCTTCAGCTGGACCCTTAAAGTAGCTTAGAGAACTATCTATAAGCCTTCTGTAACCTTGCTCAGGGGCAATCAAGTGGGGCTGGTAACCATCAGCCTCTGAAATAACTTTCCGAACATTTTGCATTGAAAGATGCCGGTCAAATGGAAGTTTCTTCAGTGCTGCGGGTAATTGGTTGTCAAAGACACCATAAATCCGATCTCCACCTGGCCGACTGAAAAAAGGGGAGTAATGATTAAGTGTAAATTGTCAAAAGCATTCCTCAAAATGATTCTGCTATCTTAGCAATACATATTATAAGTATTGTATTGGCAATAATTATGGAAGGGACAAGCACATTAGGAAAAAGGCCAGTTGAATATCTTACCCGCCATCCAAGTGCTCTTTAAAAACACGATCAAATGCACGGCACATATCCAATATTGTGTACAACTGAGCCTGCAGATTATGTGACCTTTATGAGAGAAATACAACATAAACAAGGTTCAAAAATATATAATGCACAGTTGCTTTGTTTTTTTACTCATCCCTGCAAATAAACAGTGCAGATTGTGGCACAAACCAGCACTGATACTTATACTTAATTCACACAGCAACCTAACACagataataaaagaaaaatagagtTATTCTTACCCCAGCATCACCACCAATTGGCCTACCCAGTTTATCTAACTGGGCTTCTATTTCATCAATTGTTTTGTTAATCAGGGCTATAATACTTGGAATTTTTGCTCTGATCACAGCCTCTAAATGCTGCATATAAATGGAAATACATCAGCAGTCAGCATATGCAATTCAAAAGTATATTTTAATAGCATACCGCAGGAGCAAAATGCCCTCACCTGTGACAGAAGCTTGGCAAGATACTCTGCACCCATTTTATGTGCCAAGTGTCCATATTCAGGACTACTCTCAAagtattctttttctttgcgcCTTGCTGAGAGCATGTCAACATTCCTGTTGATATCAGCTTGTGAGCGGTTGACAATTCCCACCCAGGGGTGTTGTAAGCGATACTGCCTCCCTTCAAGTACCTAGAATTCCATGAGGTGCCAAAGAAGAATGAGAAGAAGCCCCCCAAAAAAGCAAAAAGGAACATAGCCTCCGAGACTATGAAGAGAATAGAACCCCATGAAGAGAGAATTTATTTTAGTGATATGTAAATAGACGATGAGTTAGGAGAAACTGGGAAATGTCATACATCAACGGCATTGGTACCCTTGTCCATCAAATCAAGCTTTGTTAAGACTCCAAAAGTCCTGTCACCTTAAGATGTCAAGAAAAAAGATGTTAATATATGATTTGAATTAAATAAGTATACCAACAAAATGATTTATCAATAATCCTATCTAATGGAAAGTGAGATATTCAAATGCTGCAGGGTGGGGGAAAATATTCAAAAACTGCACCTGAAGGATCAACATCCCTAGCAAGCTTGATAGCGTCCGATGTTGCTATATCTTGGTTAGCTGGGGAGATGGCCAAGATGATGCAATTTGGCTGAAGTATCCAGACAAAAAGACCATAAGTAAAAAAATGTTACGATTTAAACGACATGATCAAAGCATCTTTAGCAACACATAATATATATCTCATAATTTAGTGATCTAGATACACAACCAGAGTGAAAAATGCTATCTGTAAATTCATAATGCCCAGATCAGGGGAAAAACGCCCACAAGTCACTGTAAAGCTAGAACAAGGATAATACTGGGAATGGACTAATGTGCCACAGAAGATTCAATGACGTACAAGTAGCTCTAGCAAACATCACACTATAGTAAGTAGCAATCAGCAGAGATTATTTTCTTTACCTTGTCAACGTAAGATCGAACCATGTTTTCAATATCTTGAACAATAGATTCTGCCTGCCCCTCTGTAGTAAAATGTTACAGGTACAAAAAGTTAAATAAAAGAAGGGTATGGTAACTAAAACCAAAGCAACTAATTCATCAACTCTAGCATTACCTACAGCGACCTTTGTCAATCCAGGAAGATCAATAAGTGTCAAGTTAACAACTGCAAACAGAAGTATGGCAAATTAATTTACAGACGATTCAAGGGGTAAGGAATATAAATGTACTCACTGCATATAAAACTTCAAGTAACATAGTAAAGCCTGTGCATCAAGAATGTACAGTTACAGTTTTTGTTACTTGTGCTTCAGGAACAGGAACAAGAAAGAACCTCAATTCTATATATGTGGCTATTGCTTTGATTGTACAATGAATAGAAGACATGACACACCATTTTTCATTATCTTGACAGTTTAAAATCAGAGTCGTTTAATCTTAAAATCTTAATGCATCAAAGATTGAGTGTTCTGATCATTCGGTCCTGAGTAAAGTTAAATCTTATGATCTTAATGTACAGATGACTGAATACTATCTCATGCTATTACTCTGTACTGACTTCTGTGCACAGGTGTTCCCAAAAGAAGAACCAACAGGCACAAATTACTCATATTAGACTATTGCCTATACCAATTCACATGAAAACCTACAATATTTATAGGTTTTGCTGGAGGAGCAGAATCAATGAAATCTTAAAGAAGAGAACAATTGGATTTAAGGCCAATGCTGGAAAATCCAAATTCCCATGTTTACGGTGCATCAATACTTCAGAAACCAGAACAAGCATCAATACTTACCATGCGGTGAATAGATGCTCAAATGGATGGGAACATTTGAAATAGCTTTAGTTTTCCCAGTTATGCGATCTGTTTCATCAGCAATCTCCTTCCTCACAGCAGCTGCAATTACATGGAGATTAAAAAATAGTTCAACTAGACTTATTTAACAAATATACAAAAACAGAAATAGAAGTTCAATAACAAATGCTATTTGATGTCTCATTAATAAAATACAGATATAGATGGATATAAATAACTATCAAATTGCCATTCTAGACACAATAGAAAGCAGCCCAGGAAtcgatggatgaaatcaattcAACTGCAAGCAAATATTCAGGGCTCCATCAATAAACTGGTTCCCAGTTATCTCTTTCCTGAACTAATAACAATTAGTTCCTTTCACACATGACatttctactttttttttaaaatacagCGAATAGTTATGTGCAGCATCGATAGAAACTCAGTATACAAATAAAAAGAGATAAAGCCAATGTATTTCATTCATTTACGGAAAGCAAAGCAACCAAGATTAAAGCAAGGAAAAACTACAATATTTATAATTTATATGCATTGCAAATATTTCCTAAATATGTTGTAGTATACATCGCGTTGGTTGTCCTTGTCAATATTTATATAGTAGCAAAAGGCAACTCCTAATATGCCCTGTTGCTCAAATACTATGCCATGCTAACTATTAGTCAAAGCATGTAATAGTAAATGGCATCATACATTGTTTAACTCTGTAGTATCAGTTTTGTTCAATTTCGGTAAGACAGATGACGCACAATGTTCAAATTGTATCTATCTTATTTGAACATAATTGAAATGAACCTTCCCAACAGGCAGGCAGGCATCTTAGTATATCACTAACCCTAACAATTAGAAGTGAATAAAACAAGCAAATTGCTGTGATAATTGATAAATAAACACAAACCCATCGCCTTACCAAAGTCGGTGAACCGCTTCCTCGGGGCGTGGAGGAACTCCGCATACTCTTGCCCACCCTCCGTCTTGTGCAGCTGCAACACTAGAGGCCGCCTCGTCACAATACCTAATCAAAACCCAAATTAAATCCTCAAACGCCCAAGCCGATCCAAATCAAACAGCACGCGCGCGATCTAGCCACAGCATTACCAGATCCACGGGGCAGGAAGTCCCTCCCCACTATGCTCTCGAGCACCGACGACTTCCCGGAACTCTGGAGGCAtcaggagaaggaaaaaaaaacgccAACCAAACATGAGAGAGCGCGCTGGCTAGATCTGAGGCGGGGTCGAGCGGATCTGGAAGCGAGGCAGCAGGCTGCGGCGGTGCGTACCTGCCCACCGACGACAGCGACGGAGGGGAGCGCCTCCCAGAGcgagccctcgccgccgccgccgtggtcacCGAGGACGGTGCACGCGCGCTGGATCCGGTTCACCAGCCCGATCAGGCTCTCCATGGTCGCCATCCCGGGCGAGGCCGCACGCGAAGGTTCGCCGGCGGCTCTGTGTCAGGCTGCGGCggtcgtcggcggcgagcgggcgggagGCGGTGGGATCTAACGAGTGGGAAGAGGGGAAAATCGCAGCGACAGATTTTAAAAGCGAGCAGCATGTAGTTTTGCTCGCGAGGTGGTGGCGGTCGGGACTCGGGAGGATGGGTTTGCGTGGACGCGGCGTTCgagcgccggggccggggagcTGAGCCACTGCAGGTGGGGATACGAGATCTGTGGGGTCACGATGGCAGTGACAGTTTTCCGAGGTGGGGCCGGCCGTCCGGCTGGTATGGACGTTTGAACGCGCGGAGGACGTGCGCGGTGGATGGGCTTGAATGGACCGGGGCTATGGATCGGGAACCGTGGGCTCAGATTGTCGGAAAGCAGCTGGTTTCGGTGTGGCACACTGGCAACCTCTCAGCCGTGTGAGCCTGACGCTTCAGCAAAAGCTACGCGGTGGTGTCATGTTCGATTTGCAGTCGACTTGCAAAATTTACTTCGAGTTTTATTCAAATTTGGAAACTCCAGAAGGCCGATGCTAACAGTATCTTGGCAGCTGGCAGGACAATCTGTCAACAtgtaaagataaaagaaaagaaattgaaaTTAACAAGTCCTCCAAGATACTCCATTATGGATCTATTGGAAAATGCCAGGAAATGTCACTGTGCGTGCCGCACACATGGCGCTTTGTAAATTGTAAGCTTAACCACCAATTGATCATCCAAATAACCCTGAGCATTCGCAACACAACACAGCCATCCAAGCGTAACATCAGAACAGTACACATTCTCAAATTCGCACCACATGACTCACAACCCCGCAGATAAGGTTCATCACAACTGGTAATAGGCTTCCCCAGAGGCGCTTTAATTTACTTGAGAACTGTAATGCAAGATACACTCATGGTTTGTACTCCACATAACTGCTAACAATATAGGGGAGGTTTAAGATGTCAGCATCTTTTCCACATTGTTATAAGAAACTCTGCGAAAGTTACCCAATTTTGTTTTAGAACTCGATGTTGCAAAGAGATAGAATGGATACACTTCGCGGAAACAATGCAGCCCGGATCTCAATTACATAATTATTATCAGATATTCGGGttacatatttattatcattattTGAGAAATACTAGGTGACTTGCACCAGTAAGTTGATACCATAAACCACAATACAGACACACAACAACAGATGCACTACACAATCTAACAAGTTAACAAAAGCCAAACCAGCACTACATAAATAGGTATGG encodes the following:
- the LOC101753235 gene encoding dynamin-related protein 1C, whose amino-acid sequence is MATMESLIGLVNRIQRACTVLGDHGGGGEGSLWEALPSVAVVGGQSSGKSSVLESIVGRDFLPRGSGIVTRRPLVLQLHKTEGGQEYAEFLHAPRKRFTDFAAVRKEIADETDRITGKTKAISNVPIHLSIYSPHVVNLTLIDLPGLTKVAVEGQAESIVQDIENMVRSYVDKPNCIILAISPANQDIATSDAIKLARDVDPSGDRTFGVLTKLDLMDKGTNAVDVLEGRQYRLQHPWVGIVNRSQADINRNVDMLSARRKEKEYFESSPEYGHLAHKMGAEYLAKLLSQHLEAVIRAKIPSIIALINKTIDEIEAQLDKLGRPIGGDAGAQLYTILDMCRAFDRVFKEHLDGGRPGGDRIYGVFDNQLPAALKKLPFDRHLSMQNVRKVISEADGYQPHLIAPEQGYRRLIDSSLSYFKGPAEASVDAVHLVLKELVRRSIAATDELKRFPTLQSDIAAAANESLERFREDGRKTVLRLVEMEASYLTVEFFRKLPTEPEKAADKNTPVSDRYQDNHLRRIGSNVSSYINMVCETLRNTIPKAIVHCQVKEAKRNLLNRFYAHVGSKEKKQLSAMLDEDPALMEKRDALVKRLELYKSARNEIDSVAWK
- the LOC101753647 gene encoding uncharacterized protein LOC101753647; protein product: MVLHGVTPAVSPPAARPCLIHGACGALPHPAAAPARALGHLPSRLLVSVGDPRAGRAVWRVRRRVRYVEEDEGEDDEAEWGHNEDVARMERYTEDARDQALLVKARVDDEVEVVLVFRGFSSSLSGGTATDPARSILPERAIVQSVDVVKGPFDPNNIEYLEKGVEWDDFKSRLQ